From the genome of Methanoregula boonei 6A8:
CACCCCTGCAGGGGCGGAGGGATCGAGAGCAGTTGCCACGATCGCAGCGTAGAGCACTCTGGTGTCGGGAATCCGTATGCTGTAGGTAACGGATTCGAGCACCAGCTTCCGGACCCGCTCGGGATGATCGATTACCAGCTGCTGGCCAATCGATGACCCCATCGAGGCCCCGTACACGTTCATGCTCGAATACCCAAGCGCCGGCATCAGGGCGGCTGCATCGTCCGAGTACTGGGAGATCTCAGGTGTAGCATTCGTATCGCTGCTGTACCCCATGCCCCGGTTGTCGTAGATGTACACGTGGTACTGAGAGGCGAGGACCCCCAAAAACGTCCCGTTCCAGAATGTATCCATGGTGCCGTTGAACCCGCAGATCATAAGAAGCGGTTCGCCGGACCCGAATTCGCGGTACCCGAGCCGGACGCCGTTGACATCGGCGTACTGGACGGGGATGGATGTAACGTTTATTACGGGGGGCGGGGTAACCACCGGCGCCCCTTGTGTGCTGGTCATCGTGCTGCCCGTGCACCCGGCTGCGAGGATCACCGAAAACAGGACAATAATGGCAAGGAAACAGAAGATCAGTTTCTTCATAAGAGCACCACCCGATTGATGGAGATGGGATTGTTCATAGTCGGAGTGTGGGGATATGAACGTTCTTACTTGGAGGTCTTTGTGTGTTTTTGGTAACCAATAGGATACCTTTTTTGTCCTGCCGGTGCCCGGATCCTGTCGCCACCAGTCGCGGCCCGGTTTCGCATCTCCCCTTCTCCTGATGGTCAGGAGAGTAAGGCGAGCAGTTACGGACCTTTCACGGACGGTGTAATATTGATATCGAGATACTGCCCCGTTGCCCGCGTGTAGTTCGGCCAGGTGATATTCATCCCGCCGTTCGGGTTTCCTGTCTTTGCAAACCGGGTCCAGAGGTCCACGATATTGTCCGCCACCGCCGGATCCGTGTTGATGCCGGGAACCCCAAAGAGCAGGACAAGCTCGCTGCCATGGAATGCTCCCTCGGGCTGCCCGGGAATGATGTACGAGTACCGGTACATGTACGTGTCCTGGCTGATGTCGCCTGCCGAGCCTGCTGCAAACTTTACCGAGTCAATGAAATCCGCGTTCTCCATGATCTGTGCGAGCTGGAGCTGGACTTCCGCCGTGGAATTGGCCGGGTACTGCGCAAAGACCGCGTTGGCATTGCTGCCGAACCGGCTTGCAAGGAAGGACCGGTATTCTGAAACGTTCATGTTGGCATCCGAAGAGAGGGTTGTCCCGTCATTGGCATTGTTCCCGATCATTACCGGAACCGCCGCCTCCTGGTGCGTGAGATACAGGTTGTCCAGGGTGTCCGGGAGAACCCACCCGTCAATGTTGGGCTCGAACATCACGGTATGGGTGCTCCAGAACTCGGACGGAGATGAAGGTGTTGCATTGACCAGGGCATCGGGGCTGACATTCCTCATACAGGCAATGGTATCCGGACCTGCGCACCCGAGGCTTTGGGCATACCCGACGCCAAACTGTTCGGCATCATCCTTCGAATGAGTGGCGTTGATGATCGCCCCATGGGCAAAGAATGGGCCGCTCTCCACGATTGCCTGGCTAAATAATCCCCTGCTCCCGGGAGAGACCAGGTGAATATAGTTGCTTTCGCCGCCGGCGGACTGGCCAAAGATCGTCACCCTTGACGGGTCCCCGCCAAACGCGGCTATGTTATCCTGTACCCATTTCAGGGCAGCCTGCTGGTCGAGGATCCCGTAATTGCCCGAGGCATTGTGCGGCGACTCACGGTCCAGATCCGGGTGGGCCAGAAAGCCCAGCGCCCCGATCCGGTAGTTTGTGGTGACGACAATGACGCCTTTCTCTGCAAGGGTGGTCCCGTTGTACATCGGCATGGAACCTTCAACACCGGTAAATCCCCCTCCGTAGAAAAAAACCATGACCGGTAACTTGTCGCTTGCATTCGTTGCCGGGGTCCAGACATTGAGGTACAGGCAGTCCTCGCTCATGTTCAGCGCAGGTGTTCCTGGCACGGAGCCTTTTTGTGCCTGAGGGCAGGTTGCCCCGTATGCCGTTGCATTCTTCACGCCTTCCCATGGCGTAACCGGTGCCGGGGGTTTCCAGCGGAGCTCCCCGACCGGCGGGGCGGCAAACGGGATTCCGAGATATACCCGGATACCGCTCTGGTTTATTCCCGATACAGCACCGGCGTCAGTCTTAACAATTGTCGGGTCCTGCGCCTGTTGCGTACAACCGGAAAGCACTACCGTTCCGGCAATGACGAGGCAGACTGCCAGAATATATCCCGCACGACAAATCCCCTGCATACGAAAACCATTCCCCCCGGAATAACCGGAACGTAACATAACGGATCCGGCGGGGGTGCGGGTAAGGGCCTGCACCTGCCGGTGTTTAAGCCGGTTTTAAGATCTTTACGGTACAGGGAGTATCCGTCTGACGAGGTTTAACCTTTCGGATCTGCAAGACAAACCCCTCAAAAGGCCTTCTGGCGCCCTCATCCTGCTGCAGCACATGCCCTGCGAGGGATAAACAAATACTGGCGATCAGGGCGTTCGGGAAAAAAGAAAAAAAAGGACAGGGATTCCTGCCCGTATTTTTGGTGCGATCAGAGATAGTACCGCAGCCAGTATACCGGCCAGATGTCGTTGTCCCAGTGAGTACCGACAAACGTGCCGTCGTTCGCATCCACGATGGCAGTGTACATGTCCCCGTGATTCCCGGTCAGGGAGACCACCCATACCAGGCGTTCGAAGTTCTGAGGCTGGATAATAACCTCACGGTGTCCTTCCGTGGAAGCAAAGTCGCCACCGAAATAGTTCTCAGCAGTCTTTACCGCATCTGACAGGGGAACCGAGCCCTGCAGGTCGGATACGGTCAGGAGCCGGTCAACGCCCCAGTAATCGATAACAGACCCGGTCTTTGCATTGACGCTTACATGGACAAGGGATGGCAGGAGAACATTGTCCTTCTGTTCGCGGAAGACGAAATTGTAGGCAATAACGGTGTAATAGTCCCAGTTGCCGGTTGAAGGGTTGAAATAATATTCGTACTGCGTGTCCACGCGGTCAACAACAAGTTTCCAGTTCCGTGTGGAGAAATCCGCAAACTTCGCGCCGGCATAGGTTGTTGCATCGGCATATGCCTGGTTGCTGGTCAGGACTATATCCTCGGCGTTCTGTGTATTATCGCCGAAATGCGCAAATTCGACAGCACCGCTGTTCTGGTTTACCTCAAAACTCGAATTTCCGGCAGTGAAATAGTAATAGTTCCCGATCGGGAGGCTGCCGGTGGTGGTAAGCACCGGTTCAAGGCTGAGGTCGCCCATGAACACCCGGATATTGTTCTTTGCCTGGTCAACAGAAACAGGATAGTTGTCGTTTGCCGATGCAGATGCAAGAGAGGCAGATGCAACGGATGCGGTTGTTACACCCTGTCCCGGGGACAGGGGTTCCAGCTTAAGACTCATTGCTGCGACTCCCTGCAGGCTTGCCAGCAGGCAGATCGCGGCAACGACAATACATACCAGTCGTGATCTCTTCATGGGTCATCTCTCTGGATCCCGCCCCGCGAAGGGAAGCAGGCTCCTTACCTGGATGATTGCAGGTTACCAGTACATCATTCCAAAAACCACATAAGCCGAGCGTTAAATGAAAAAATAATTGCAGTAATGCGCGCGATTCCTGTTTTTGGATCCTCCGGGGCGGGGAGTTACGGACGTTTTCTTACGGCATCTTCGGAAGAGGTACGCCCCGCCTGAAACCGTAACTACGCAAGAATCCTGTCATCACTGCAAGGCAGATCCCCGGGGGGATCTGCGAGATCCCGGTAAAGGGACCGGGATAGCCTCTTTCCGGCACCTTCTGTTTTTGTAGCGTTTACTCCCTGAGCAACTCGTCGAGTCCCTGTGCGGCAAGATCGGCCTGGATACTCCGGGCAATGAACGCCGCATGGGGCCCGGGGCCCAGGGGAAGGTCCAGATCGGCGCTGACCCGGCCGGCAAGTGCCAGCGGGTCCGGTGTCCCGGGCGTGTCTGCAACGGCTTTCCGGATAACCTTGTGAATGCGCCGGATATAGTTGACAGAGTCGTTGAGCCTGCGGTAGGTCTCCTCTCCCTGCGCCGGAAGATCGTGCGAGGGGAGGTAATGCCGGATCCCCTGGATCGCGGCGAGCCGCCGTAACGAACGGACGAGCGCAACCGGATCGGAAAAGATCGGCGACCTCCCGGGTGCCTGCACGGTATCCCCGGTAAAGAGAGCCTTCTCTTTTCCAAGATACAGGGAGATGGAGCCCGGTGTGTGTCCCGGGGTTGACAGCACTTCAAGTACGAGCCCCTGCCCCAGATCGATGATGGCACCTTCTTCGATCAGCAGGCCGATCGGGGTCCCCCCGCTGACCATCGGCTGCATCCCGGGAGCCGGGGGTTTAAGGAACGCCGGGTCCGGGTGCTCGATTTCGGCCGCGTCCAGCGGGTGGGCGGCGATCGTACAGCCGGTGAGGTCCCTGAGCGCCTTTGCCGAACCGGTATGGTCCGGGTGTGCATGGGTCAGGATGACCAACCGGATTTCGGAAGGGTTGCGGCCGGTCGAGAGGATGTACTCTGTGATCAGCTTCTCTGTCCCGTTAAAACCGGTGTCGATAACCGTAATGTTGTCACCGTAGATGAGGTACACGTGCACGAACCGGCCCGGGTCCGGCCCGAGCGGGGTTTTGAGGGCATGGATATGAGGGGTGATCTGCATGGTGCCACTAGTTTCCCGGTCTTGTCGTGGTGTCTCATTAATCCGTTGGTACTCATCAGGAAATCTACAGGAGATCCCGCTTTCCGGTGTGCATATCTTCATTATCTTGCGGCGCTCACTCCGGTGAGGAATTCGTGCCCGGTGGTTTTTGTATCCGGGCACAAAGGAAAGATACCATGCCGGCTGCCTATCTCCTGTTTGCCCTCATCTGGATCGTGTTTTATGCGTACTGGATCATCTCTGCATGGCAGACCCGTTCCCCTATAAAACGGAAACAGTCCCGGCTCTCGTTTCTCATGTACGGGGTTGTCTGGGTTGCCATCTGGATTATCGTCATGAACCTGTTCCTGCCGGATCTTCTTGCGGAGAGAATCGTTCCCGACAGCATCGGGTACACCCTTGCCGGTCTCCTCATCACCGTTGCCGGCCTTGCATTTGCCATCTGGGCCCGGGTCCACCTGGGGAAGAACTGGAGCGGGATGCCGGTCATCCGCGAACAGCACACCCTTACCCGGACCGGCCCGTACCGGTACGTGCGCCATCCCATCTATTCCGGGATCGTCCTTGGGCTCCTTGGAACCGCGATCGGTATCGGGTACCTTATCGTCTTTCTCTGCGTCATCCTCATCTTTGTCCTGTTTGTGATCAAGTCACGTATGGAAGAGAAATTCCTGGAAGAGGAATTCGGCGAAGAATACGCGAAATACCGGCGGGAAGTAAAGGCGCTCATTCCGTACGTGCTCTAAAGGGCAGGCCCTGATAATAGGGTCAGCATCCCCGTATTTTTTTTAAAAGTCCCGTATAGGCTCCAAACGTTTTTTGCCAGACTGCCTTATTGCCCGCCCGTGCCGGTAAACCGGTACCCGTCTTTTGGGATAAGGATCTCGAACCGGGCCCCTTTCCCGTACTCGCCGGTCTCATGGATTGTGATCCCGGTGATGGAGAGGATCTCGCGGGTAAAAAACAGCCCCATGTCATGGTACTCTGCGTACCCCTTCTCGAAGATCTTCTCCTTTAAGTCCCCGGGGACACCGGGGCCATTATCGGAAAAGATGAGGACAAGCCCGTCCGGGACAACCCGGCAGGAGAGGTGTATCTCTGTGGCCTCTTTTGCATGCTGGATCACGTTCTCTTCAAGGGTCACAAATACCTCTTCAAGCAGGGGATCGGCAAAGACCTCGAGCCCCCTTACCTCCGAAACACAGGAGATCCTTTTTATATCGAGATGGGAGACGGCAAAGAGGAAGGACTGGTTTACGTCCTGCCATCTGGGGGGAGTCAGCCCCAGGTTCTTGTAATTGTCGGCAAACCGGAGGATCCTGAGGATCGTCTGTATGACCCGGTGCTGCTTCTCGTGGTACTCAAGGATCTTCTCTGCATCCGTGCTCTCTTTTTCCAGTTCGAGATATCCCGAGAGGGTGAAGATCGCATTCTGGATGTTCTGGAAGGTGATCGTGTTAAAGAAATTAAGTTTCTTTCTGGCCAGGTCGAGCGCGGCCTGGTTCTTTTTGAGCCGGTTGAAGTTCTCTTTGAGTTCTGCCTGCGCTGACAGCAGCTGCTCCCGTGCCCCAGAAAGCTCCTCGTTTTTCCTGACCAGTTCCTGCTCGAACCCCTTGCGCTGTGAGATGTCCCGGATGATCCCCTCGATGCCCGCCAGTGTGCCGTCGGGCGCAGGATAGGTATGGCTTGTGGTGGAGACCGCGATAACGGATCCGTCCTTCCTTTTTGCCATGATGTCATAGTCCTGAACGGATCCGTTCTTCCGGATCGCGGCAAGGACACTTTCCCGTTCCCCGGGATCCGCATAGAGCGTGTCCCGGATGTTTTTCCCGAGAATCTCATCTGCGGAGGTATAGCCGAAGAGTTTTATTCCCGACGGCGAGAGCATTACCAGGTTCCCGTCCGGGTCGGTGCGGTAGAACACGTCCTGGATATCCTCTAAGATCGAACGGTAGGTCCGTTCGCTCTCGCGGAGCAACTCCTGGGTCCTGCGCCGCTCGGAGAGTTCCTCTGAGAGTTCCCGGGTCTTCTGGGCCACCGCATGGCGGAGGGTGTTGTTCCAGAGGATGATGATACCGATTATAACAAAAAGGAGAACAACGCCGGAGATAATGGCCCAGATTATCCGGGTATCGAACGGGGACGTCTGGAACTCCTGCGGGATCCAGCGGTTGGCGATCTGTGTTCTCTCTTCCGGGGTGATCGCAAGGATTGCCTTGTTGAGGATATCGCGCAGTTCCGGTTCATTTGCCCGGACACCGATGGCAAGCTGGAACTGCGTTGGATCGGGCGGCACGTATTCCCCGGCAACCCGCAGGTTGGAAAGACCCCCCTGTTCGATATACCAGCTCGCGGTCGGGAGATCGCCCAGGTAGGCATCCGTCCTCCCCAGCGAAACATCCAGGAGGCCGGTCCGGATGTCGGGCTCGGTCCTGACCTCGATACCGGGGTACTTCTCTTTGAGCAGGTC
Proteins encoded in this window:
- a CDS encoding MBL fold metallo-hydrolase, whose translation is MQITPHIHALKTPLGPDPGRFVHVYLIYGDNITVIDTGFNGTEKLITEYILSTGRNPSEIRLVILTHAHPDHTGSAKALRDLTGCTIAAHPLDAAEIEHPDPAFLKPPAPGMQPMVSGGTPIGLLIEEGAIIDLGQGLVLEVLSTPGHTPGSISLYLGKEKALFTGDTVQAPGRSPIFSDPVALVRSLRRLAAIQGIRHYLPSHDLPAQGEETYRRLNDSVNYIRRIHKVIRKAVADTPGTPDPLALAGRVSADLDLPLGPGPHAAFIARSIQADLAAQGLDELLRE
- a CDS encoding PepSY domain-containing protein; this translates as MKRSRLVCIVVAAICLLASLQGVAAMSLKLEPLSPGQGVTTASVASASLASASANDNYPVSVDQAKNNIRVFMGDLSLEPVLTTTGSLPIGNYYYFTAGNSSFEVNQNSGAVEFAHFGDNTQNAEDIVLTSNQAYADATTYAGAKFADFSTRNWKLVVDRVDTQYEYYFNPSTGNWDYYTVIAYNFVFREQKDNVLLPSLVHVSVNAKTGSVIDYWGVDRLLTVSDLQGSVPLSDAVKTAENYFGGDFASTEGHREVIIQPQNFERLVWVVSLTGNHGDMYTAIVDANDGTFVGTHWDNDIWPVYWLRYYL
- a CDS encoding PAS domain S-box protein, translating into MTAAGISQRTILITAVIILSFAALAGGAYYFLAAGAPPGTGGPGTTPVTPVTLSPDEQRWIAQHPVVVVCPDPNYPPFEFYDQTGNYSGISADYLHLLAQKTGLNITDTRQDNWSVCVSMIQANQSDLLGAVYTSDLRTGYLNYTLPLYQPPLVIITTRNVTGMLSLDDFKGMTVAAVNGYTSYDLLKEKYPGIEVRTEPDIRTGLLDVSLGRTDAYLGDLPTASWYIEQGGLSNLRVAGEYVPPDPTQFQLAIGVRANEPELRDILNKAILAITPEERTQIANRWIPQEFQTSPFDTRIIWAIISGVVLLFVIIGIIILWNNTLRHAVAQKTRELSEELSERRRTQELLRESERTYRSILEDIQDVFYRTDPDGNLVMLSPSGIKLFGYTSADEILGKNIRDTLYADPGERESVLAAIRKNGSVQDYDIMAKRKDGSVIAVSTTSHTYPAPDGTLAGIEGIIRDISQRKGFEQELVRKNEELSGAREQLLSAQAELKENFNRLKKNQAALDLARKKLNFFNTITFQNIQNAIFTLSGYLELEKESTDAEKILEYHEKQHRVIQTILRILRFADNYKNLGLTPPRWQDVNQSFLFAVSHLDIKRISCVSEVRGLEVFADPLLEEVFVTLEENVIQHAKEATEIHLSCRVVPDGLVLIFSDNGPGVPGDLKEKIFEKGYAEYHDMGLFFTREILSITGITIHETGEYGKGARFEILIPKDGYRFTGTGGQ
- a CDS encoding methyltransferase family protein, which produces MPAAYLLFALIWIVFYAYWIISAWQTRSPIKRKQSRLSFLMYGVVWVAIWIIVMNLFLPDLLAERIVPDSIGYTLAGLLITVAGLAFAIWARVHLGKNWSGMPVIREQHTLTRTGPYRYVRHPIYSGIVLGLLGTAIGIGYLIVFLCVILIFVLFVIKSRMEEKFLEEEFGEEYAKYRREVKALIPYVL
- a CDS encoding carboxylesterase/lipase family protein, which translates into the protein MQGICRAGYILAVCLVIAGTVVLSGCTQQAQDPTIVKTDAGAVSGINQSGIRVYLGIPFAAPPVGELRWKPPAPVTPWEGVKNATAYGATCPQAQKGSVPGTPALNMSEDCLYLNVWTPATNASDKLPVMVFFYGGGFTGVEGSMPMYNGTTLAEKGVIVVTTNYRIGALGFLAHPDLDRESPHNASGNYGILDQQAALKWVQDNIAAFGGDPSRVTIFGQSAGGESNYIHLVSPGSRGLFSQAIVESGPFFAHGAIINATHSKDDAEQFGVGYAQSLGCAGPDTIACMRNVSPDALVNATPSSPSEFWSTHTVMFEPNIDGWVLPDTLDNLYLTHQEAAVPVMIGNNANDGTTLSSDANMNVSEYRSFLASRFGSNANAVFAQYPANSTAEVQLQLAQIMENADFIDSVKFAAGSAGDISQDTYMYRYSYIIPGQPEGAFHGSELVLLFGVPGINTDPAVADNIVDLWTRFAKTGNPNGGMNITWPNYTRATGQYLDINITPSVKGP
- a CDS encoding alpha/beta fold hydrolase; its protein translation is MKKLIFCFLAIIVLFSVILAAGCTGSTMTSTQGAPVVTPPPVINVTSIPVQYADVNGVRLGYREFGSGEPLLMICGFNGTMDTFWNGTFLGVLASQYHVYIYDNRGMGYSSDTNATPEISQYSDDAAALMPALGYSSMNVYGASMGSSIGQQLVIDHPERVRKLVLESVTYSIRIPDTRVLYAAIVATALDPSAPAGVKKEAEANLAWNGTWDQLSGINKSVMLSVGTDDILTPPNVTHQIAGQINGSWLVVFKDLPHIGSGYAPVEYGETTLTFLGNNETPPY